One window of the Tachypleus tridentatus isolate NWPU-2018 chromosome 10, ASM421037v1, whole genome shotgun sequence genome contains the following:
- the LOC143229088 gene encoding uncharacterized protein LOC143229088 isoform X2 — MTLGAFSRHSLRVNVLFMLCSSRHLLATDVFNIQSFLAELFIVFCVFGHVTVHPLTSTSNDELLFSQQPYAQNLQEPCTGYSFTSDPSLAQIDHVDVLKLAQERVSSLGDVAKEMRTYNMVEDCANLSLPVIYHIPFSVDQLKNISESQVMLLLDELVVNHTAHVYNMKYQQTNSTDSCSNIRPNENSFLGRAEAVVVHLKEVRCFLQLANQVRRHRIETNNSSIKILNERINDVKLCSRRVLRDCQVRALLTHRYFRCFTSFDNPCPIYLN, encoded by the exons ATGACACTTGGAGCATTCAGCCGGCACAGCTTACGAGTAAATGTACTATTTATGCTGTGCTCAAGCCGCCACCTATTGGCTACAGATGTCTTTAATATCCAGAGTTTTTTAGCAg aaCTGTTCATCGTCTTTTGCGTTTTTGGTCACGTGACCGTTCACCCTCTTACCAGCACTTCAAATGATGAGTTGCTGTTCTCTCAACAACCTTATGCCCAAAATCTTCAAGAGCCATGTACAGGTTACAGCTTCACATCCGACCCGTCACTCGCCCAGATAGACCACGTGGACGTGCTAAAATTGGCCCAGGAACGTGTCAGCAGTTTGGGAGATGTCGCGAAAGAAATGCGTACATAT aacatGGTAGAAGATTGTGCCAACTTGAGCCTACCAGTTATCTATCACATTCCTTTTAGCGTGGACCAATTGAAg aaTATATCCGAATCACAGGTCATGCTGTTGCTAGATGAGTTAGTAGTTAATCACACTGCTCATGTCTATAATATGAAATATCAACAAACAAATTCTACAGATTCATGTTCCAACATTAGGCCTAACGAAAATTCTTTCTTGGGTCGAGCTGAAGCAGTTGTTGTTCATTTAAAAGAAGTGAGATGTTTTCTTCAACTAGCAAACCAAGTGCGAAGGCAtagaatagaaaccaacaattcCTCGATCAAGATTTTAAACGAACGTATAAATGATGTAAAATTGTGCTCTCGCAGAGTGTTACGTGATTGTCAG gtAAGGGCCCTGCTCACTCACAGATACTTTCGGTGCTTTACCAGTTTTGACAACCCATGTCctatttacttaaattaa
- the LOC143229088 gene encoding uncharacterized protein LOC143229088 isoform X1 yields MTLGAFSRHSLRVNVLFMLCSSRHLLATDVFNIQSFLAELFIVFCVFGHVTVHPLTSTSNDELLFSQQPYAQNLQEPCTGYSFTSDPSLAQIDHVDVLKLAQERVSSLGDVAKEMRTYNMVEDCANLSLPVIYHIPFSVDQLKNISESQVMLLLDELVVNHTAHVYNMKYQQTNSTDSCSNIRPNENSFLGRAEAVVVHLKEVRCFLQLANQVRRHRIETNNSSIKILNERINDVKLCSRRVLRDCQVCLENNLNLLWFSPVITPVHVQWIRIDREASFLSSYCTRPAENLPRSCHL; encoded by the exons ATGACACTTGGAGCATTCAGCCGGCACAGCTTACGAGTAAATGTACTATTTATGCTGTGCTCAAGCCGCCACCTATTGGCTACAGATGTCTTTAATATCCAGAGTTTTTTAGCAg aaCTGTTCATCGTCTTTTGCGTTTTTGGTCACGTGACCGTTCACCCTCTTACCAGCACTTCAAATGATGAGTTGCTGTTCTCTCAACAACCTTATGCCCAAAATCTTCAAGAGCCATGTACAGGTTACAGCTTCACATCCGACCCGTCACTCGCCCAGATAGACCACGTGGACGTGCTAAAATTGGCCCAGGAACGTGTCAGCAGTTTGGGAGATGTCGCGAAAGAAATGCGTACATAT aacatGGTAGAAGATTGTGCCAACTTGAGCCTACCAGTTATCTATCACATTCCTTTTAGCGTGGACCAATTGAAg aaTATATCCGAATCACAGGTCATGCTGTTGCTAGATGAGTTAGTAGTTAATCACACTGCTCATGTCTATAATATGAAATATCAACAAACAAATTCTACAGATTCATGTTCCAACATTAGGCCTAACGAAAATTCTTTCTTGGGTCGAGCTGAAGCAGTTGTTGTTCATTTAAAAGAAGTGAGATGTTTTCTTCAACTAGCAAACCAAGTGCGAAGGCAtagaatagaaaccaacaattcCTCGATCAAGATTTTAAACGAACGTATAAATGATGTAAAATTGTGCTCTCGCAGAGTGTTACGTGATTGTCAG GTATGCCTCGAAAACAATTTGAACCTACTATGGTTCTCTCCTGTTATAACGCCCGTGCACGTACAGTGGATTCGGATAGACCGCGAGGCTTCTTTCCTCTCCTCGTATTGTACTCGCCCAGCAGAGAACCTTCCACGTTCGTGTCACCTATAG
- the LOC143229088 gene encoding uncharacterized protein LOC143229088 isoform X3 encodes MTLGAFSRHSLRVNVLFMLCSSRHLLATDVFNIQSFLAELFIVFCVFGHVTVHPLTSTSNDELLFSQQPYAQNLQEPCTGYSFTSDPSLAQIDHVDVLKLAQERVSSLGDVAKEMRTYNISESQVMLLLDELVVNHTAHVYNMKYQQTNSTDSCSNIRPNENSFLGRAEAVVVHLKEVRCFLQLANQVRRHRIETNNSSIKILNERINDVKLCSRRVLRDCQVCLENNLNLLWFSPVITPVHVQWIRIDREASFLSSYCTRPAENLPRSCHL; translated from the exons ATGACACTTGGAGCATTCAGCCGGCACAGCTTACGAGTAAATGTACTATTTATGCTGTGCTCAAGCCGCCACCTATTGGCTACAGATGTCTTTAATATCCAGAGTTTTTTAGCAg aaCTGTTCATCGTCTTTTGCGTTTTTGGTCACGTGACCGTTCACCCTCTTACCAGCACTTCAAATGATGAGTTGCTGTTCTCTCAACAACCTTATGCCCAAAATCTTCAAGAGCCATGTACAGGTTACAGCTTCACATCCGACCCGTCACTCGCCCAGATAGACCACGTGGACGTGCTAAAATTGGCCCAGGAACGTGTCAGCAGTTTGGGAGATGTCGCGAAAGAAATGCGTACATAT aaTATATCCGAATCACAGGTCATGCTGTTGCTAGATGAGTTAGTAGTTAATCACACTGCTCATGTCTATAATATGAAATATCAACAAACAAATTCTACAGATTCATGTTCCAACATTAGGCCTAACGAAAATTCTTTCTTGGGTCGAGCTGAAGCAGTTGTTGTTCATTTAAAAGAAGTGAGATGTTTTCTTCAACTAGCAAACCAAGTGCGAAGGCAtagaatagaaaccaacaattcCTCGATCAAGATTTTAAACGAACGTATAAATGATGTAAAATTGTGCTCTCGCAGAGTGTTACGTGATTGTCAG GTATGCCTCGAAAACAATTTGAACCTACTATGGTTCTCTCCTGTTATAACGCCCGTGCACGTACAGTGGATTCGGATAGACCGCGAGGCTTCTTTCCTCTCCTCGTATTGTACTCGCCCAGCAGAGAACCTTCCACGTTCGTGTCACCTATAG